A stretch of DNA from Micromonospora sp. NBC_01813:
CGCCGTTACGCATGCCGCCACCCCCGCACCACGTGGCGCTCCGCCGTACGGGTCGACGCAGTCGCAGACGAGCACCGTCGGTGGGCTGGCGCCGAGCGGGCTGCCGCGCCGGGTTCCCACGCCCGCACCTGGGACCGCTGCCGACGCGGCCCCGGCCGGCGCACCCGACGTGGCACCCGCACCGAGCATGCCGGCGGCACCCTCGTCGCCGGCCCCGCCGGCTGCTCCGGTCGCCGCCGCGGATCAGGCGGCACAGGGTCAGGCGGCACCGGGTCAGGCCACACCGCCCGAGCCGGCCGAGGCCGAAGTGGTCGCCGAAGTGACCTTCGAGCCGGCCAACGACGTCGAACATGATCTGGTGACCGCCGCCGGCGGCGGCGGCAGCAACTCGTTCCTTTCGACGCTGCTGCTCGCCCGGGTGCTCCTACCGGTGGCCGCGTCGTCCAGCGATGGAGCCAGACCGGGCGACGACGGGTTCGTCTGGCGCACCGAGACGGTGGACGACGACACCTTCGTGCTGGTGTTCACCTCACCGGAGCGCATCGCGGACCACTTCGACGCCCCGGTCGAGACGGTCGAGGTGAAGTTCGTCCAGCTGATCCGTCGCTGGCCCGACCCGCAGTGGTCGTTCGTCATCAACCCGGGCACGCCGGTCGGCGCGAAACTGCCCGGCACCGAGATCGTCGGCCTGGCGAGTTGGGCCGCCGAGGTCGGTCTCGGCGCGGAGCCCGACGTCGAGCCGGCCGAGCCGAAGCCGAGCGTGACGGCGACACCGACACCGAAGACGGCGGCGCAACGTCCGGACCCGGACCAGCCGACGATGATGCAGAAGGCCATCGCACCCAGCCAGCTCGACTACTACCTGGAGCGCGGCTACGACCGGGTGTCCGGCTTCGTGCACCGCGCCGGCGAGGTCGCGCACCTGGGCACCGCCAGCAAGCTGCACACGGCACTCGGGCTGGGCTACGCCGGCTCCCCGTTCGACCCAACCGCCGCCGAGGTCTTCGTCCTCCGCTGGCGGGCCTACCGGCCGCATCTCTACCGCATCCCCTACGGCGGGCAGAACGAGGCCGCGATGCGCGCCATGGAAGGCTGGGTCATCGAGCGTACGCCGTTCCGCGGCAACGGATTCGCCCCGGGTGAGAGCAGCGACGTGGTGGCCGAGTTCAAGGTCGACAGCATCCGGTTGCCGCACGGATCGCAGCTGTGGCGGATCACCGACGGCAGTGAGACCCTCGTCGCCCAGCTGGACGCCGACGAGTCGGCCTGGCACCGGGTCAAGGAGGACTGATGCGCGACGGCTACGTCGCCCGCTGGCGTGGGCAGGAGTACGACGCCAGTCCGGACGGTGACCAGGTCCGGATCTACCAGCCGACCGAGGGCGAGGGATTCACCGCGATCCGGCCGGGTCGAGCCGTCCGGGTGGTCCCGATGGCGGAGATCGACGACCTGGCGTACGTGCGCACCACCTGCACCTGGCACGGTCAGCCGTTCGTGGTGCTCGCCAGGCACGACAGCTGGCTGCGGGTCGAGTACACCGGCGGTCGGGCCCCGGTGGCCCAGTCCCTCGGGCTGGATGAGTTCGACTTCGGCGTCTACCAGGGGTGGGCCCCGGCCAATGAAGTCACCGAGCTGCGTGAGCAGCGGGTCTGAGTCGATCCGGCCGCAGCAGAGCTCAGCTCTTCGCCCAGCGCAGCACCTCGCCGAGGACCAACTCGGGCGACTCGACGTGCGGAAAATGCCCGACCGCGTCCAGTAGCCGCCACTCGTACGGAGCGATGACGTACCGCCCCGAACCTTGGGCGGTCCGCGGCAGCACCGCCGGGTCGAGCGCGCCGTGCAGCTGCAGTGTCGGCGTCACGAGCGGCTCCTGCAGCAGCTTGACGAAGCGGTAGCCGTGTAGCCGCAACAGCGAGCGGAACGCCCAGCGGTGTGCTTCCAACGCGCAGAACGATGCCTGCGGGATCTGCATCGCCGTCCGGCACCGCTGTTCGTACTCGGCGAACCGGGAGCCGGTCGTCCAGGCCGGTCCACCCCACTGTCGCAGGAAGCCACCGACCATCGCCGCGTCGTCGCGGGTCAGCAGGTGTTCGTAGCGGGGCAGCTGAAAACGCAGCGACGGGGTGGAAGCGACGAACTGCCCCCGGGGATCGGCGAAGATCGCCGATCGCAGGCGCAGCGGATGCGCGGCGCCGATGACCACCAACCGGCGCACCATCCGGGGATGGAACGCGGCGGTGGTCCAGCCGACCATCCCGCCGAATCCGGCGCCGACGATCGTGGCCGAGCGCTCGCCGAGTGCTCGGATCATGCCGGTGACATCGGCCGCCAAGGTGTAACCGTCGTAGCCGCGAGGCGGCTTGTCGCTGGCCCCGAAACCACGCATGTCCACCGCCACGGCCCGGTAGCCGGCGTCGGCGACCGCCGGGAGCATCTCGTGCCACGCCCACCAGAACTCCGGGAACCCGTGCAGGAACAGAACCAGCGGGCCGGCGCCCGCCTCGACGACGTGGAACCGGCTGCCGTTGGCGCCGACGTACCGATGCTCCCAGGGGCCCTTGTCGAGTACGCAGGACTCGTCCACCCGACCAGCTGCCCCGCCGCGTTGCGCCATGGCCACAGCGTAGGCCGCAGCCGCACCCGCCTGGGGCCAGGACGGAATCGGTACCCGTCCGCGCGGCGATACGGTTGCCGGATGGTTGACGACGACGCTGCCCGGGACCGACCGGAGACCACCGATACCCCCGCACCCGTGATCAGTGTGTCCGGGACACCGGCCGAGTGCGGTGCCGGATACGGCGTGGCAGCAGCCGGGCTGGTCGCCGACAACCTCGAGCGGTACCTGCGGAGGTTCCGCGACGAGGCGGGGCTGAGCCGGGCGGCGGTGCGGATCGCCGGCAGTACGTTCCGCAGCGCCAGCCACGCGGCGCACCCCAGGGTGGCCGAGATGCTGGACGGCCTGGCCGAGGGCGCCGGGGTCGCCGTCGACGAGATCTACGCGCTGAACGCCCGTACCGAACTGTTGTACGGAGCGCGGCCGGACGGCGCCGACGGCGGCTGTACGGCCGCTGGCGTGCTCGGCACCCGTACCCGCGACGGGCATCTGCTGCTCGGCCAGAACTGGGACTGGCACCCCGACCAGCGGGACACCATGGTGTTGCTGCGGACGGTGGACGAGCACGGTGCCGTGGTGCTCACCCTCGCCGAGGCCGGCATGCTGGCCAAGACCGGCCTGAACTCGGCCGGGCTGGGTGTCTGCGTCAACATGCTCGGCAGCGACCGGGACGGGCTGGCCGCCGGCCGGGCACCAGGAGTGCCGTACCACGTGTTGCTGCGCGCGGTGCTCGAAGCCGGCAGCCTCGGCCAGGCGTCCCGGGTGGCGTGCCGCACCACCCGCAACGCGTCGATCAACCTGCTGCTCGGTCAGGCCGGCCCGTACGGTGGCGAGCTGCTCGACCTGGAGGTGGTGCCCGGCGACGTCGGCTGGCTGCACCCGACCGACGGCATCCTCACCCACGCCAATCACCTGGAGTCGGCGCTGTCGGTGCGGGACACGATGAAGAATTTCGGCGGGTCGTCGCTGTTCCGGGCGGCGCGGGCCCGCCGGCTGCTCGTCGACCGGGCCGACCGCGCGCCGGTGGACCTCGCCGACCTGGCCGACGTCTTCCACGACCATCTGGGTCTGCCGCTGGCGATCTGTCGACACCTCGACGAGCGGGACGCCCCGGTCGATCAGGGGGAAACGGTTTTCTCGGTCCTGCTCGACCTCGACAGCCGTCGGCTGGGGCTGGCCGCCGGGCCGCCCTGCCGGCACGAGTACCAGTGGTTCGAGCTGACCGACGTCACCGGATGAGTTCGGCCCGGACCAGCCGCCACGGTTGCCCCGGGCCGCAGTGGATGCGTACGTCGAGCGGCGCGACCCGGACCCGGATCCGTGAGTGCCGGGTCAGTTCGACCGGCTCGTCGCTGTACAGCGAGTGCTCCACGCCGTCGTCGGTGATCAGGCCGTAGCACGGGCCGGTGCCGCCCCGGGTCACCGTGCCCACCAGCCAGTCGCCGGTGATGAGGTCCGAGGGCGTCTTCGGTGGGGTGCCGGGACGAGGTGGGGTCGGCGGTACGGTCTGCGACGGCCCGCCGGTCTGCGACGGCCCGCCGGTCTGCGACGGCCCGCCGGTCTTCGGCGGGCCGCAGCCACCGGCGGTAGCGGCGAGCACCACTGCCGCCGCCAGCACCGCAAGAGTCGATCTGGCTGATGCCATGGGGATGTGACGCCGCCCGGCCGGGCGCAGTTCCCTGCTACCCGGCCGGACGGATCGCACTGGTCAGGAAATCCGGATCTTCATGGTGGTGCCGTCCACCTCGACCACCCGGATCTTGACGCCGATCGCGGGCAGCTTCACCCCGTGGTTCGGCAACTCCTCGAAGTAGTACTTCTTGGTGTCGTCGAACAGCGGCTGCGCGTCCTGGCCCCGGATGTACTGGGGCTGGCTGTTGACGTGCAGCGTGAACGAGTCGGCCTTGGTCAGACTGAACGGCGCGTCGTACACCTGGACCCGGGCCCGCCACGGCGCGCCGGTCAGGTTGTACATCGGCCGTGGCCGCGAGTCGATGTAGAGGTTGCGACCCTCACCCGGATGCACGTTGGTGTTGTTGTCCGCCTGGGAGGTGTCCCAGTACGAGATCAGCAGACCCTCCTGGTACGCGTAGTGGTCCACCAAGTCCGGCTTGGTGGTGCCGTACCCGAAGAAGTACGGGCCGGTCTTGAGGTAACGGTCGTAGGAGACGTACGAGCGGTGACCGGCGATGTAGTAGTTGTCGAACTCACCGGTGGCGCTCGCACCCACCGCCGACCAGCCGCTGAGGGTCCAGTCGCCGTCGCCTTCGGCACCGTCGGTGAAGATGGGCGACCCGTCGGCGGTCACGACGATCTCGTCGCCGAAGAAGCCGCCGTACGCCACCGCGCCGTCGGTGCGGTAGAGCAGCCGGACCAGTACGGCGTCGCCGGCGTAGGCGTCCAGCGGGACGGCGATGTCCACCCACTGGCCACCGGTGGAGCTGTCGATCGCCGGGGTGCCGCTGCCGTCGGTGCCGAACGGGTTGCCGTTGATCGTGCCGTCCAACGAGGTCCAGCTGGTCCCGCCGTCGGTCGACGCCTGGAAGTACAGGTAGTCGTAGTCGTCCTCGATGTCGTACCGCGCCTTCATGGCCAGCGCGGCGGTCGAGGCGCCGGTCAGGTCGAACTCCCTGGTCATCGTGCTGTTCAGGTCGTCGGAGTTGCCGGAGAAGTACTGCAGGTCACCCGCGTACGGCTCGCCGAGCTCGGTGGTGACCTCCTTCTTCGGCAGCACCACCACGACCGCCTGGGCCCGCTTGGTGTTGTACTCCTGCGGTCCGAGGTGCAGGGTGCGTTTCTGGCCGGCCACCACGACCTCGTAGTCCAGCCAGCCGAGCTGGAGTTTGTTCCAGGCACCGAGGTCGCCGGGGCGTTCGCCGATGCCCTGGTCGGTGGCGGCGCCCAGCCGGCTCTGCGCCATCAACGTCCAGTGTTCGTTGTTGTTGTCGCCGCCGCCAGAGGTGTCGTAGTCGTCCGGCAGGCCCAGGTCGTGGGCGTATTCGTGGACGAAGACGCTCAGGCCGCCGTTCTCCGGCTGAATCGTGTAGTCACCGATCCACAGTCCGGTGTCGGCGATCTGGGTGCCGCCGAGCGGGTTGTCGGCCGGGCCGGTCAGCCCAGCGTCGGTGCCGAAGGCGTACCAGCGGTGGCTCCAGATGGCGTCCTCGCCCTGCCACGGGTCGCCGTCCTCCTGGCCGTGGCCGGCGTGCACGATCTGGAAGTGGTCGAGGTAGCCGTCGGGCTCGTTGAAGTCGCCGTCACCGTCGTAGTCGTACCGGTCCCACTTGTCGAACTCGCGCAGCTCGGTGGTGATCTCCTCGTCGGTGCGTCCGAGTGCCCGCTGGTCGACGACCCACTGGTTGGCGGCGTCGCGGACCAGCTGCCAGACGTTGCTGCAGACGTTGCCGCCGCACAGGTCGCGGCCGTAGCGGGCACCGTTGTAGCGGACCTTCACCCAGTCGGTGACGGTGCCGTCCACGCTGTACCGGCCGGAGGACTGGGTCTCGAAGTAGGTCTTGACCGACTCGACACCCTCGCCGGCTCCGAAGTAGAGCTGCCGGTAGTGCTCGGCGGAGTAGTCGGCCTGCCAGACGGTGCTGTTGTTGACCGAGCGGTCCGGCTCGGGGATCTGGTTGTGCAGCGGTCCGTCGAAGGTTTCCGGCCCGGGCCAGCCGGGGTTGCTGTCCACGTCCGGGTAGCTGGGGTGCCGTTCGTCGCCGTACTCGGCCAGGATCACGAAGATCCGGTCGGTGGTCTCGCGCTCCAGCTCGACGTACTGGTCCTTGGCGGCTTTGGTGGTGCCGGCGGCCCGTCCGGCGTCGCTGGTGTCGGGTGTCTGGCCGACCTTGGCGACGGTGCTCACGCCGCGTCGTTCCGGCGTGATCCGCCCGCTGACCACTTCGCTGACCGCACGTTCGCGCAGCTGGCGACGCTTCTCGCCGAGCGGGTTCGGTAGGTCGTCGGTGCTCGGGGCTACGGCTTCGGCAGGAGCAGCCGGTGTGTCCACCGGCGGTGCCGCCATCGCCGTCGCGGGTAGAGCAAAGCTCAGTCCCGAGGCGAGCGACACGGTGAGCATCCCCACCATGACTTTGCGCACCTGGTTACCTCCGGTTCGGGGGATTCCGAGCCGCCACTTGGATGAGTGGGGGCAGGGAGCTCCGGATGATGTGGCCTCGTTTTGTCGGGGCCAACGTGAACCTAGTCACCCGAGGGAACCTCTGTGAAGGTCAATGCGTCGATTTGTTTCACTGACCTGGCTGGATCGCCCTGATATGCAACAAGCGTCGGGCAGCAAGAACGGGCCGGTCCGGTCGCCGTGGCGACCGGACCGGCCCGAAAGATCGACAACCGGCGGTACGGCGGGAGCCGCAACCGCCGGACGCGCGGTGTTCAGTCCTCGTCGGACTTGGTGCCCTGCATCCCGGACGAGATCAGGTCCATCACCGTGGAGTCCTGCAGGGTGGTCACGTCACCGAGGGAACGGTTCTCGGCGACGTCGCGCAGCAGCCGGCGCATGATCTTGCCGGAGCGGGTCTTCGGTAGCTCCGCGACCAGCATGATCTGCCGTGGCTTGGCGATCGGCCCGAGGGTACGGGCGACGTGGTTGCGCAGCTCCTGGATCAACGCCTCGCCGGCCGCGCCGGCGATGTCGGCGCTGCCGCGCGGGATGGCGAACGCGACGATCGCCTGACCGGTGGTCGGGTCCGTCGCGCCGACCACCGCCGCCTCCGCCACCGAAGGATGCGACACCAGGGCCGACTCGACCTCGGTGGTGGAGATGTTGTGGCCGGACACCAGCATCACGTCGTCGACCCGACCGAGCAGCCAGACGTGGCCGTCGGCGTCCTTCTTCGCCCCGTCACCGGCGAAGTACATCTTGTCGAAGCGGGACCAGTAGGTGTCGATGAACCGGTCGTCGTCGCCCCAGATGGTGCGCAGCATCGACGGCCACGGCTCGCGCAGCACCAGGTAGCCGCCGCCACCGTCGGGCACCGAGGCGCCCTGGTCGTCGACCACGTCGGCGCTGACGCCCGGCAACGCCGTCATGGCGCTACCCGGCTTGGTGGCGGTCACCCCGGGCAGCGGCGAGATCATGATCGCCCCGGTCTCGGTCTGCCACCAGGTGTCCACGATCGGGCACCGGTCACCACCGATGTGCTCCCGGTACCACATCCAGGCCTCCGGGTTGATCGGCTCGCCGACGCTGCCGAGCAGCCGCAGCGAACCCAGGTCGTACCCGGCCGGGATGTCCTCGCCCCACTTCATCATGGTGCGGATCAGCGTCGGCGCGGTGTACAGGATGCTGACCTTGTACTTCTGCACCAATTCCCAGAACCGGCCCTTGTGCGGGGTGTCCGGGGTGCCCTCGTACATCAGCTGGGTGGCGCCGTTGGACAGCGGCCCGTACACGATGTACGAGTGCCCGGTGACCCAGCCGATGTCGGCGGTGCACCAGTAGACGTCGGTCTCCGGCTTGAGGTCGAAGACCGCGTGGTGGGTGAACGACGCCTGGGTGAGGTAGCCGCCGGTGGTGTGCAGGATGCCCTTCGGCTTGGCCGTCGTGCCGCTGGTGTAGAGGATGAACAGCGGCTGCTCGGCGTCGAACGGCTGTGCCTCGTGCGCGGTGTCGGCCTTCTCCACCGTCTCGTGCCACCAGTGGTCCTTGTCCGTCCAGGCGACCTCCTCGCCGGTACGGCGGACCACCAGCACGTGCTCGACGGTCGGGCACTTGGCGACCGCCTCGTCGACGGTCGGCTTCAGCGCAGACGGCTTGCCCCGCCGGTAGCCACCATCCGCCGTGATGATCACCTTGGCGCTGGCGTCCTGTACCCGGCTGGAGAGCGCGTCGACGGAGAAACCGCCGAACACCACGTTGTGGGTGGCACCGATCCGGGCGCAGGCCAGCATCGCGACCGCCGCCTCCGGGATCATCGGCAGGTAGATCGCCACCCGGTCGCCGGCGGTCACCCCGAGCTCGGTCAGCGTGTTCGCCGCCTGGCAGGTCATCTGGTGCAACTCGGCGTAGGTGATGGCGCGGGTGTCGCCCGGCTCGCCCTCCCAGCGGATGGCGACCCGGTCGCCGATGCCGGCCGCGACGTGCCGGTCCAGACAGTTGTACGCGACGTTGAGCTGCCCGCCGACGAACCACTTCGCGAACGGCGGATTGGACCAGTCCAGCACCTGGTCCCACTCCTTGGCCCAGTGCAGCCGGCGAGCCTGGGTCGCCCAGAAGGCCAGCCGGTCGCCGGCTGCCTCGTCGTAGGCGGCCGCGGTGACGTTGGCCGCCCCGGCCAGCTCGGCCGGCGGCTCGAACCGGCGATTCTCCTGAAGTAGGTTCTCCAGCGCTTCGCTCATTCGTGGGGCTCCTCACACGTCGCTTGACTTGCTCCGAGGTTAATGTCGTCATCTCCTTGGCACGAGACTTGTCACACACCTGGGTACCCATCTCGCGCCGAGTGGCCACGCCAGCGCGGCGGGCGGTCCGGTCCGTGCTCGTCCGCCGCAGCCGGGCACGTAGCGTAGCGGGGTGACCGACGCCGATCCGCTTGCGCCGCTGCTCGACCTCGCCGACGTGGCACCGGCCCTGCGCCGTGCCCGGGACCAGGTCGACGCGGCGCTGCGGCACCGGGCGTTGCGTCGACACGGCGGGCAGGTCGCCGCGGAGATCAGCCTGCGGTCGGCGGTGGCCAGCGCGGCGCTGGACGGCCACCCCTACCCGCTGGCGGACGTACGGGCCGGCACGGTGACCGACCCCGCCGTACAGGGGGCGCTGCGGGTGGCCGAGGCGGTGCCGGCGTTGGCCGACCGCTGGCCGCTCGCGCCGCGCCAGATCCTCGCCCGGCTGCACGTACTCGCCGCCCGCGACATGGTCGGTGCGGACAGCCTCGGGCGACCCGGCGGGGTGCCGGGCGTCGCGAACCGGATCGACGCCCTGTCGGCGTTGGTCGCCGGCGGCACCTCGGTGCCGGCGCTGGTGGTCGCGGCGGTGGTGCACGCCGAGCTGGTGACGCTGCGGCCGTTCGCCGGGCCGAACGGGGTGGTGGCCCGCGCCGCCGGGCGGCTCACCCTGGTCGCGGCCGGGGTCGACCCCCGTGGGTTGCTCGCCGTCGAGGTCGGCCACCGCGAGCGGGAGCCGGAGTACGTCGGCTCGGCGGGCGCGTTCGCGACCGGTACGCCGGACGGCATCCGGTCCTGGCTGCGGCACTACCTGACGGCGGTGGAGCTGGGGGCGCAGCAGTTGACCGGGGTCGCCGACGAGGTGCTCGCCGCCGCCTGAGCGCTGCCCCCGTTCGGTTGGTGACGTTCGTCAGCTCGAGCTGGCTCTGGCCCGCCGGTGGCGTCCGTACCAGGCGATCCCGATGGCCACCCCGACACCGACGCTCAGCGCGGCGGCCGCGACCGGCACGGCCGGCCGGTCACGCAGCCGCCGACCGAGCGGCACCGGGTGGCGGAACGCCAGGACCGGCCAACCCTGCTCGGTGGCGAGCTTGCGCAACTGCCGGTCCGGGTTGACCGCGGTGGGGTGGCCGACGCATTCGAGCATCGGTACGTCGGTGTAGGAATCGGAATAGGCGTAGCACTCGGCCAGGTCGTATCCGCGCAGCTCAGCCAGCTCGGTGATGCCGGTGGCCTTGGCCGGGCCGGCGGCATAGAATTCGATTTCTCCGCTGTATCGACCGTTCTCCACCGCCATCCGGGTGGCGATCACGTCGGTGACTCCGAGCAGCTCGCCGATCGGGCGCACCATCTCCTCGCCGGAGGCCGACACCAGCACGATGTCGCGCCCCGCGCCCTGGTGTTCCTCGATCAGCGCCGCCGCCTCCGCGTAGACGTACGGGTTGATCAGCTCGTGCAGGGTCTCGGCCACGATCTGGCTGACCTGATCCACCTGCCAGCCCTTGCAGAGCGTGGCGAGGTAGTCCCGGGTCCGGGCCATCGTCTGCTCGTCGGTGCCGCCGAGCCGGAACATCAGCTGCGCGTACGCCGATTTGACGACGTCCCGCCTGGTGATCAGCCCATCGCGGTAGAACGGCCGGCCGAACGCCAAGGCGCTGGACTTGGCGATGACGGTCTTGTCGAGATCGAAAAAAGCGGCGCTGCGGCCCACGACGCGCAAGTCTAGCCGGCCGGCGCGCCGCGCGGTGGTACGCGGGTAGCCTACGACGCCGTAGCTGAGGTAAGCCCGTTCCTGACTCGGAGATCAGTTGCCTGGGTACGCTGACCACTGGTCTGCTCCGTGCCGCCACACGACTCGCGGTAAACACCCCTCGACGCGTGGCGGTCCGCTCAGGCATGCTTGTTTTGTGACACAGTTTCATTTCTAGGCCTGCTCCATCCGGCAGACACTCGGCGGTTGCACCCCCCGTGACCGCTGAGCGAGTTCGGCTCGACCCCCCCGGAGCCGAACTCCAGACGGCCCCCGCCTCCCCCCGGCGGGGGCCGTCGCTTGTCCAGCGACGGGCCCGGCCTGTCCGGCGCGACCCCGCTCGCCCGGCGACCCTGCGCCTGCCTGGCGGTGGCGGTCCGCCGCGTAGCAGATCAGCACTGCCGCCCCGGAGTTATCCACAGGCGCTCCGGTTGTCCACAGCCTTCGTGATCACCCGGGCGTGACCCGCCCGCCGGCCCCACAGTTGCGGCATCGCTCCCCGATCCGCATCCGCAGGAGGCCCTCCGATGCCGCCGCCCCGCACCGACACGCCCCAATCCCGACGCCTGCCGCTGGTCGTCACCGCCGACGAAGGTCTCCTCGACGACCTGCTGCGGCTGGCCGCGCTCGGCGGCACCGATGTCGACCTGGCCGCCGACCCGGTCGCCGCCCGGTCCCGACACAGCGGTGCACCGTTGGTCCTGGTCGGCGTCGACCAGGCCGCCGCCTACCTGCGGGCCCGGCTGCCCCGCCGGCCCCGGCTGGTCCTGGTCGGCCGGGCCGACCAGGACCAGCCCTGGCAGGTCGCGGAGCTGCTCGGCGCGGAGCACGTCGCGATCCTGCCGGCGGCCGAGCCGTGGCTGGTCGACCGGTTCACCGACCTGCACGCCGGCGATCGGGTGCCAGCCGTGGCCATCGGCGTGGTGGGCGGCCGGGGCGGTGCCGGGGCCAGCGTGCTGGCCGGCGGGCTCGCCGTCACCGCCGCCCGTCGCGGGCTGCGTAGCCTGCTGATCGACGCCGACCCGCTCGGCGGCGGGCTTGACCTGGTGCTCGGCTGGGAGCAGCTCGACGGGCTGCGCTGGCCGGCGTTGGCCGACAGCGACGGGCGGCTCGACCCGGCCGCCCTGGCCGGGGCGCTGCCCTCCCGAGGCGACCTGGGCCTGCTCAGCTGGGATCGCGGTGCGCCGCTGCCGCTGCCCGCCAGCACCATGACGGCCGCGATCGACGCCGCCCGCCGGGAGCGCGACCTGATCGTGCTGGACCTGCCCCGGCGGGCGGACGACGCCGCCATCGCTGCCATGCACGCTGCCGATCAGATCTTCGTGCTGGTTCCGGCCGAGTTGCGGGCCACCGCTGCGGCGGCCCGGGTCGTCGCCGGCATCCAGGGGCACTGCCCGAACCTGTCGCTGGTCGTGCGCGGCCCAGCACCGGGGCGGCTCAGCGCCCGGGAGATCGCGCGGTCGCTCAGTCTGCCGTTGGCCGGGGCGCTGCAGTCCGAACCACGGATCAGCCGTGGGTTGGAGCGCGGCGACGCGCCCGGCTCTTCGGGCAGCGGGGCGCTCGCCGAACTGTGTCACCGGATCGTCGCCGGGCTGGCGGACCGGGCGGCGGCATCGTGACGGCCACAGCGGCTGTACATCAGTTGTACAGGGATTGTACGGGCCCCGCCGTATCGTTTCGCCGTCCACACTCCAAGAAGGTGACCACCCGCTACGGCTACTGGCGCGGCGTGGGCAGCATCGCGTCCAACGCCTCGTGCGGGAAGTCGGAAACCATCGTGAGTTCGAGCAAGGACGCCGGTATCACGAGAACCGACTACCTTCCGCCGT
This window harbors:
- the ssd gene encoding septum site-determining protein Ssd, encoding MPPPRTDTPQSRRLPLVVTADEGLLDDLLRLAALGGTDVDLAADPVAARSRHSGAPLVLVGVDQAAAYLRARLPRRPRLVLVGRADQDQPWQVAELLGAEHVAILPAAEPWLVDRFTDLHAGDRVPAVAIGVVGGRGGAGASVLAGGLAVTAARRGLRSLLIDADPLGGGLDLVLGWEQLDGLRWPALADSDGRLDPAALAGALPSRGDLGLLSWDRGAPLPLPASTMTAAIDAARRERDLIVLDLPRRADDAAIAAMHAADQIFVLVPAELRATAAAARVVAGIQGHCPNLSLVVRGPAPGRLSAREIARSLSLPLAGALQSEPRISRGLERGDAPGSSGSGALAELCHRIVAGLADRAAAS
- a CDS encoding HAD family hydrolase; the protein is MRVVGRSAAFFDLDKTVIAKSSALAFGRPFYRDGLITRRDVVKSAYAQLMFRLGGTDEQTMARTRDYLATLCKGWQVDQVSQIVAETLHELINPYVYAEAAALIEEHQGAGRDIVLVSASGEEMVRPIGELLGVTDVIATRMAVENGRYSGEIEFYAAGPAKATGITELAELRGYDLAECYAYSDSYTDVPMLECVGHPTAVNPDRQLRKLATEQGWPVLAFRHPVPLGRRLRDRPAVPVAAAALSVGVGVAIGIAWYGRHRRARASSS